A section of the Castanea sativa cultivar Marrone di Chiusa Pesio chromosome 12, ASM4071231v1 genome encodes:
- the LOC142619230 gene encoding probably inactive leucine-rich repeat receptor-like protein kinase At5g48380 has product MKMVLSGRSLTVLVVVSLWLLLSCGLSYGVQSDIDCLKGIKAELKDPYGYLNTSWNFNNNTEGFICKFTGIECWHPDENKVLNIRLSDMGLSGQFPGAIKNCTSLTGLDLSNNKLFGIIPQNISHIIGYVTSLDLSSNNFSGEIPVDLSNCSYLNVLKLDHNRFTGQIPQQLSLLARLKQFGVANNLLTGPVPYFGSNSSITADSFANNPGLCGVPLDPCPSASKKSHTTVIAAAAVGGVTVAAIGVGIGMFFFLRSVSVKKKEEDPEGNKWAKSLKGVKGIKVSMFEKSVSKMKFNDLMKATNSFCKDNIIGTGRTGTVYKGVLDDGTSLMVKRLQESQHSEKEFLSEMATLGSVKHRNLVPLLGFCLAKKERLLVYRYMPNGTLHDQLHPVDDGGKVTEWPLRLKIGIGAARGLAWLHHNCNPRIIHRNISSKCILLDADFEPKISDFGLARLMNPIDTHLSTFVNGEFGDLGYVAPEYARTLVATPKGDIYSFGTVLLELVTGERPTHIAKAPEDFKGNLVEWITQLSSNSQLQDAIDKSLVGKGVDGELFQFLKVACNCVAPNPKERPTMFEVYQLLRAIGERYNFTIEDDMLMPSNSGEADCLEELIVARDGKENN; this is encoded by the exons ATGAAAATGGTTCTGAGTGGCCGGAGTCTTACTGTTCTTGTAGTTGTTTCTCTCTGGTTGTTGCTTAGTTGTGGTTTGAGCTACGGTGTCCAAAGTGATATAGATTGCTTGAAAGGTATTAAGGCTGAACTTAAAGATCCTTATGGTTATTTGAACACCTCGTGGAATTTTAACAACAATACTGAAGGCTTCATCTGTAAATTTACCGGGATCGAGTGTTGGCACCCTGATGAGAACAAGGTTTTAAATATCCGGCTTTCGGATATGGGACTCAGTGGCCAATTTCCTGGTGCCATTAAGAACTGCACAAGCTTAACAGGCTTGGATCTTTCCAACAACAAACTTTTTGGAATTATTCCGCAAAATATCTCCCACATAATTGGATATGTGACATCTCTTGATCTCTCATCTAACAATTTCTCGGGGGAAATTCCAGTGGACCTGTCCAATTGTTCTTATTTGAATGTTCTGAAACTCGACCATAACAGGTTTACAGGTCAAATTCCTCAACAATTGAGTCTGCTTGCTCGGCTTAAACAATTTGGTGTGGCAAACAATCTTTTGACAGGACCAGTCCCCTACTTTGGTTCAAATTCTTCAATTACAGCAGATAGTTTTGCCAATAATCCTGGACTATGTGGGGTTCCTTTGGATCCTTGCCCATCAGCTTCAAAGAAGTCTCACACTACAGTTATTGCCGCAGCAGCCGTAGGTGGGGTGACAGTTGCAGCCATAGGCGTGGGTATTGGTATGTTCTTCTTTCTGCGTAGTGTGTCTgtgaagaagaaggaagaggacCCTGAAGGAAACAAATGGGCAAAGAGTTTAAAGGGAGTTAAAGGCATCAAG GTATCAATGTTTGAAAAGTCAGTGTCGAAGATGAAATTCAATGATCTAATGAAGGCTACTAACAGCTTTTGCAAAGACAATATCATTGGGACAGGACGAACAGGAACTGTGTACAAAGGAGTCCTTGATGATGGCACTTCACTTATGGTTAAGAGGTTACAGGAATCTCAACACTCTGAGAAGGAATTTCTGTCTGAAATGGCTACTCTGGGGAGTGTGAAACACCGTAACTTGGTTCCCCTTTTAGGTTTTTGCCTAGCTAAGAAGGAGAGGCTTTTGGTTTATAGGTATATGCCAAATGGTACCCTCCATGATCAGCTACATCCTGTGGATGATGGTGGCAAGGTTACAGAGTGGCCTTTGAGGCTAAAGATTGGGATAGGGGCAGCTAGGGGATTAGCATGGCTCCATCATAATTGCAATCCTCGTATTATCCACCGAAACATAAGCTCCAAATGCATCTTACTGGATGCAGATTTTGAGCCCAAAATATCTGATTTTGGCCTTGCTAGGCTCATGAATCCAATTGATACACATTTGAGTACTTTTGTGAATGGGGAGTTTGGGGATTTGGGTTATGTTGCTCCGGAGTATGCACGAACTCTGGTGGCCACTCCAAAGGGTGACATTTACAGCTTTGGAACTGTGCTTCTTGAGTTGGTGACTGGTGAGAGACCTACACATATCGCTAAAGCCCCTGAAGACTTTAAAGGAAATTTGGTAGAATGGATTACACAGCTGTCAAGCAACTCTCAGCTTCAGGATGCCATTGATAAATCCTTGGTTGGGAAAGGTGTTGATGGTGAGCTTTTCCAGTTTCTTAAAGTTGCATGTAATTGTGTTGCACCAAATCCTAAGGAGAGGCCTACTATGTTTGAAGTGTACCAGCTTCTAAGAGCTATTGGGGAGCGATACAATTTCACAATTGAAGATGATATGCTGATGCCTTCCAACAGTGGTGAAGCTGATTGCTTAGAGGAACTTATTGTTGCTCGTGACGGAAAGGAGAATAATTGA
- the LOC142620711 gene encoding uncharacterized protein LOC142620711 gives MRKEATEYAQKCEQCQVHAPMIYQPAGNLNLVCSPWPFARWGLDIVGPFPQATGNQRFVLVAVDYFTKWAEAEALATSEMLTLRDSFIPTEVNLCSTRVAGFASDENEKLMAKELNLLEEHRDVATIRLAEYQQKLARRYNRAVRRREFATGDLVLHKVVGNMRETSAGKLAPSWEGPYRVTSITGAGAYYLEDLEEKPLHRPWNVRNLKKFYQ, from the exons ATGAGGAAGGAAGCTACCGAGTACGCTCAGAAGTGTGAACAGTGTCAGGTGCACGCGCCGATGATCTACCAACCGGCCGGGAACTTGAACCTAGTTTGCAGCCCGTGGCCATTCGCTCGCTGGGGGTTGGATATAGTTGGACCATTTCCCCAAGCAACGGGCAACCAAAGGTTCGTGCTGGTGGCAGTAgactacttcacaaagtgggcaGAAGCTGAGGCACTGGCAACATCTGAGATGTTGACGTTAAGAGATTCAT TCATCCCTACTGAAGTAAACTTGTGTAGCACCCGAGTTGCGGGATTCGCTTCTGACGAGAACGAGAAGTTGATGGCCAAGGAGCTGAACTTGCTGGAGGAACACCGAGATGTGGCCACCATTCGATTGGCAGagtatcaacagaagcttgCCCGAAGGTACAATAGAGCCGTCAGAAGGAGGGAGTTCGCCACGGGAGATCTGGTACTCCATAAGGTCGTGGGGAATATGCGAGAGACAAGCGCGGGAAAGCTAGCTCCATCCTGGGAAGGGCCCTACCGTGTGACTTCTATTACTGGAGCAGGGGCATACTATCTGgaggatttggaggaaaaacCGCTCCACCGGCCATGGAATGTTcgcaatttgaaaaaattttatcagTGA
- the LOC142620708 gene encoding uncharacterized protein LOC142620708 — MGLPKESGLRESLTLKPPEDMRQLMRRIEEYKRLENDRLQSKGEEPIISYPRNNGFNPRHRKDLRIQEPDPAVGRVNATFKEPVHRIIDRIKNEQYFKRPNKMAGDPSRRNQNLYCTYHRDKEHTTEQCRVLKDHLEQLVKARHLKEFLVATGNQETGQADLLRRNPLPPPLGEIEVIHAAPRAIRAPTAKGVLTVVSTEGSASKQSLGKKPRYSRQPIAFDDNDLEGTTQPHHDALIVTARIRGFIVKRIMIDQGSGVDVMYPDLYRGLGLKKGDLSKYDTPLMGFDGHMVTPERQVSLPVIMGGREVMVTFIVVASFSPYTTIFGRPWIHDMGAVPSTLHVKVKFRTDEGITVIRGDQQAARQCLVAATNKQIEQRESAEKTPL; from the coding sequence ATGGGCTTACCTAAAGAATCCGGGCTGAGAGAATCGTTGACCCTAAAGCCTCCCGAGGATATGAGGCAGTTGATGAGGCGTATCGAGGAGTACAAGCGCTTAGAAAATGATCGGCTGCAGTCCAAGGGGGAGGAGCCGATAATCAGTTATCCTCGAAACAATGGCTTTAACCCTAGACACAGGAAGGATTTGAGAATTCAAGAGCCCGACCCGGCGGTTGGGAGAGTCAACGCGACGTTCAAGGAGCCCGTACACCGCATCATTGATAGGATAAAAAATGAGCAGTATTTTAAGCGGCCGAACAAGATGGCGGGTGACCCGTCAAGGAGAAACCAGAATTTGTATTGCACCTATCACAGAGATAAAGAGCACACCACCGAGCAATGTAGGGTGTTGAAAGATCACCTGGAACAGTTGGTGAAGGCGAGGCATTTGAAAGAGTTTCTGGTGGCGACAGGGAATCAAGAGACCGGGCAGGCAGATCTGTTGCGTCGAAACCCTCTCCCACCCCCTTTGGGAGAGATAGAGGTCATCCACGCCGCACCAAGGGCAATTAGAGCACCCACAGCAAAAGGGGTGTTGACCGTGGTGTCAACGGAAGGAAGCGCTAGCAAACAATCCCTGGGGAAGAAGCCGAGGTACAGTAGACAGCCTATAGCATTCGACGACAATGACCTGGAAGGTACTACTCAGCCTCACCACGATGCTTTAATAGTCACGGCCCGAATAAGGGGTTTTATAGTGAAAAGAATAATGATAGATCAAGGGAGTGGCGTAGATGTAATGTACCCGGACCTATACAGGGGGCTCGGCCTGAAAAAGGGGGACTTGTCCAAGTATGATACACCTTTAATGGGATTCGATGGGCATATGGTGACTCCAGAAAGGCAGGTTTCGCTCCCAGTTATCATGGGAGGCAGGGAGGTAATGGTGACATTCATAGTGGTCGCCTCTTTCTCGCCGTACACGACAATATTCGGAAGGCCATGGATACATGACATGGGGGCTGTACCGTCTACCTTGCACGTGAAAGTCAAGTTCCGAACTGACGAAGGGATTACAGTAATAAGGGGTGATCAGCAAGCGGCCAGACAGTGTTTGGTAGCtgcaacaaacaaacaaatagagCAGAGGGAATCAGCCGAGAAGACGCCCCTATAG
- the LOC142620709 gene encoding uncharacterized protein LOC142620709, whose amino-acid sequence MKGQVLTDFITKFLPRGTDITCIVEVKPWKVFVDGASNAAGAGAGIVVITPEDLKLKHSFRLGFRASNNEAEYEALLAGLRVVMDLGAKEVEVYSDSLLVVSQVQGNFEAKDPRMIEYLQLVKQMMGNFVTVKIERIARGQNRYADSLATLASSIADEVPQLIRVKLVLEPSITARALILQVIKAKKCWMDQIIDFLAEDRAPKDGKEVARVRRTFARYWLFADWKLYRRSFEGPYL is encoded by the coding sequence ATGAAGGGACAGGTACTTACGGACTTTATTACCAAGTTCTTGCCAAGAGGTACGGACATAACCTGCATAGTAGAAGTCAAGCCATGGAAGGTATTTGTGGATGGAGCGTCTAATGCGGCTGGAGCGGGGGCAGGGATCGTGGTCATCACCCCGGAAGATCTGAAGCTAAAACACTCATTCAGATTAGGCTTCAGGGcttctaataatgaggccgaatatgaGGCTCTACTAGCCGGACTAAGGGTTGTCATGGATCTGGGGGCAAAGGAGGTGGAAGTGTATTCGGACTCCCTCCTAGTAGTAAGTCAGGTCCAAGGGAACTTCGAGGCCAAAGATCCCCGGATGATAGAATATCTGCAGCTAGTAAAGCAGATGATGGGTAACTTTGTGACAGTCAAGATCGAGCGGATAGCCCGGGGACAGAACCGGTACGCCGATTCTTTGGCAACTCTAGCATCATCAATAGCTGACGAGGTACCTCAGCTGATCAGGGTGAAGTTGGTGCTTGAACCAAGTATTACCGCTAGGGCACTGATTCTACAGGTCATTAAAGCCAAGAAGTGCTGGATGGATCAAATCATCGACTTTCTTGCAGAAGATCGAGCCCCGAAAGATGGGAAAGAGGTAGCTAGAGTACGGCGAACTTTCGCTCGGTACTGGTTATTTGCCGATTGGAAGCTATATCGCAGATCATTCGAAGGGCCATACCTGTAG